The following proteins come from a genomic window of Geothrix edaphica:
- a CDS encoding alpha/beta hydrolase: MKRRWFLAFSLTLTFALALPCLGRTLETIHSERLRRDVPVALHVPTPAVVRQWTVRHPGPMTLVLFLPGAYDGPGDFQREGLDAFLADQEARGELPPSLWVAVTHFRSWYADRADGTFPYERFLMDELLPLLEARYPGFGGSPEARAVTGLSMGGFGALNLAARTGAFSRCLALSPALVEGPFQGLNWFVRRSLVKVFPLDPAAFAPWNPWKHLGGSAELIVGCGTEDGHGLAEACRTFARVCTERHRPMRLELSPGGHDWSYWTPAFKRWAPWLVGREEAAPAPSPAPSPS; the protein is encoded by the coding sequence GTGAAGCGACGGTGGTTCCTCGCCTTCAGCCTTACCTTGACCTTTGCCTTGGCCCTCCCCTGCCTGGGCCGCACTCTGGAAACCATCCATTCGGAACGCCTGCGCCGCGATGTGCCCGTGGCGCTCCATGTGCCGACGCCCGCGGTGGTGCGGCAGTGGACCGTCCGCCATCCCGGCCCCATGACCCTGGTCCTCTTCCTGCCCGGCGCCTATGACGGCCCGGGAGATTTCCAGCGGGAGGGCCTGGACGCCTTCCTTGCGGACCAGGAAGCCCGGGGGGAGCTCCCGCCCAGCCTCTGGGTGGCGGTGACCCACTTCCGAAGCTGGTACGCGGACCGCGCCGACGGCACCTTCCCCTACGAGCGGTTTCTCATGGACGAGCTGCTGCCGCTCCTGGAGGCCCGGTACCCCGGCTTCGGGGGCAGTCCGGAGGCGCGGGCCGTCACGGGACTCAGCATGGGGGGCTTCGGTGCCCTCAACCTCGCGGCCCGGACGGGCGCCTTCTCGCGCTGTCTCGCCCTCTCCCCCGCCCTGGTCGAAGGCCCCTTCCAGGGCTTGAACTGGTTCGTCCGCCGCAGCCTGGTGAAGGTCTTCCCGCTCGACCCCGCGGCCTTCGCGCCTTGGAATCCCTGGAAGCACCTCGGAGGGTCTGCGGAGCTCATCGTCGGCTGCGGCACCGAGGATGGCCATGGCCTGGCGGAGGCCTGCCGCACATTCGCGCGGGTCTGCACGGAGCGACACCGGCCCATGCGCCTGGAGCTCAGCCCGGGCGGACACGACTGGTCCTACTGGACGCCCGCCTTCAAGCGCTGGGCGCCATGGCTGGTGGGCCGGGAGGAGGCGGCCCCGGCGCCCAGCCCCGCGCCTTCGCCCTCCTGA